From the genome of Rubripirellula reticaptiva:
ATCGCGCGCGGCGATGAAGAAACGATCAAGCGATTTCCGACGCTGCGTCGTATCGAAATTCTGATCGGGGCCTGTCAAGCGCTGGCCTACGCCCATGCGCGCGGCGTGATCCACCGTGACGTCAAACCCGAGAATATCTGGGTGGGGAACTTTGGCGAAGTCATTTTGCTTGACTGGGGTGTGGCCAAGGTTTGGGGGCACGCCGATGACAACGAACCGATCCGCCAAAGCGTCTTGAAGCCGCGTGTCGATCCCGATCACGAGGGTTCTGCCGAGCAGCGAATGACTACGTTGACAGGCGGCGGCCAACGCCCCGGCACGCCCCTGTACATGTCGCCCGAGCAGGTCGACGGAAACCGCGGGATCGATGAACGCAGCGATATTTTCAGTGCCGGTGTTTGTCTGTACGAATTGCTGGCGATCCGTGAGCCATTCCGTGGGGCGACGATTGACGAAACGTTCGACAATATCAAACGCAAACAGGTTCCTTTGCCGTCCGAGCGATCGCCAGAACGTGATATTCCCGAGGGAGCGGACGCGATCACGGATCGCTGCATCGCAAAGCATCCCAGTCATCGTTATCAGTCGATGCGAGCCTTGATTTCGGATCTTCGCGATCTTCGCTAGTCGGCGGCATGCGAAGGCTGAGATTGAGGCAGATTTTCGAAGACTTTGTGCGACGACAGCAATTCGCTTTTTCGTTGCCGCAAATGGTATTTTGCCATTCTCTAATTCTCTGTTCGGTAGCTGCTGAACCCCGATTTCGCCATTGTGCTTTTATTGTTGATCGATTTGCGGGCAAAAATCGTGTTGGAAATCATGGCAAAAAGTAAAATCCTGAGACTTTGGCAGCGAAACGTGCCAAATCCGCCTTGCCCGAAATGGACGGATCGGTACACTCTGCCCTTCCGGTTCACGGCCATGCGGTTTCGTGTCGTCGTGATGCCCGGAAGTCGCGAGTGAAATAGCTCGCGGTTAGCCAGCGTAGCTCAGTTGGCAGAGCAGCTGATTTGTAATCAGCCGGTCGCGGGTTCGAATCCCTCCGCTGGCTCTTGTTGAGAGCCTTTTCGACAGAAGTGAATAAGAAAAAGAGATAGGCGACGAAGAACACAACGAAGAAATAGAAACGTTCAAGGGGGTTTGCCCGAGTGGTTAAAGGGGGCGGACTGTAAATCCGCTAGCTTTGCTTACACAGGTTCGAATCCTGTAGCCCCCACTTGTAGAAGTTTGAAGAAAGAAGGGTGAAGTGTGGAATTTCACTCTTCACCTTTCTCTCCTCAGGCTTCCACCGCGGGTGTAGCACAATGGTAGTGCAGCAGCCTTCCAAGCTGAATACGAGGGTTCGATTCCCTTCACCCGCTTCGGGGAGAGGTTGCAGGGAACGGGCTACGGGGGGACAGGGAAACTGTTGTCCGTAGTCTGTTCCCTGTTGCCAGTTCTCCGCTGCTGTAGCTCAGTGGTAGAGCACTTCCTTGGTAAGGAAGAGGTCATGGGTTCAAGTCCCATCAGCAGCTTTTCTGCGTTTGCCCGCTGGGCGGCGTCGTGAGGCGGTGGCGACGGAATCGGGTTCTGCAATTTTGCCCAGCTGATTAGACGGGCGATTGCGGAAAGTCGTCGTTTCCGCGACAACAGTGATACCAGCGTTGTTAGAACGCGAGACCGACTCAGTCCGGTGTCGTGTTGCCCGGTCGCCGATTCAGGCAGATTTGGGAGCAAAGCGAGTTGGCTGAGGAAGAAAAAGTATTCAGTCGCGGCTCATGGTGGGTCGCGAAGAGTTTGTAATTCGTTTTGATACCTTGTTGAACGAGCTTGGCGATTGCGGCTGAGTTGATGACGAGTCCCCGTGGGTGTGAACACGGTCGTTGTGAATTCGGGCTGGTTGGGGCGTATCCTTGATCAGTAGTGGCATTGCCGGGTGCAGGTGAATTAGAAAAATGGCTAAAGAAGCTTTCAATCGGACCAAGCCCCACGTCAACGTCGGGACCATCGGCCACATTGACCACGGCAAAACCACAACGACTGCGGCTATCTTGGCCGTCCAAGCTGCTAAGGGCCTTGCCAAGGCAAAGAATTACTCGGACATCGCCAAGGGCGGTACCGTTCGTGACGCAACCAAGACGGTTACGATCGCTGTTGCACACGTTGAGTACGAGTCGGACAACCGTCACTACGCTCACATTGACTGCCCCGGCCACGCCGACTTTATCAAGAACATGATCACCGGTGCCGCCCAAATGGACGGTGCGATTTTGGTGGTCTCGGCAGCTGACGGCCCGATGCCGCAAACCAAGGAACACGTGCTTTTGGCTCGCCAAGTTGGTGTGCCTTACATCGTCGTTTACTTGAATAAGTGTGACCTCGTCGACGACGAAGAGTTGCTGGAATTGGTCGAGTTGGAAGCACGTGAATTGCTGTCCAAGTACGACTTCCCCGGCGACGACGTGCCTGTTGTCCGCGGTTCATCGCTTCCTGCGTTGACCAACCCATCGGACCCCGAAGCATCGAAGTGCATCTCGGAGTTGATGGACGCACTTGACTCGGCGATTCCTGAGCCTGTTCGTGAAGACGACAAGCCGTTCTTGATGGCAATCGAAGACGTTTTCTCGATCGAAGGTCGGGGAACCGTTGCGACGGGTCGTATCGAGCGTGGTGTGGTCAAGGTCGGCGAAGAAGTCGAAATCATTGGGCTCAGCGAAGCTCCAGTGAAGACGATTTGCACCGGTGTTGAAATGTTCCGCAAGGAAATGACCGAAGGTCGTGCTGGTGACAACGTTGGTTGCTTGCTTCGCGGTGTTAAGCGTGAAGACATCCAACGCGGTCAAGTTTTGGCAAAGCCGAAAAGCATCATGCCTCACACCAAGTTCGAAGCCGAGGTTTATTGCCTCAGCAAGGACGAAGGCGGCCGTCATACGCCGTTCTTCAGCGGCTATCGTCCTCAGTTCTACTTCCGTACTACTGACGTGACAGGTACTGCGAATTTGGTCGGTGCTGAAATGTGCATGCCTGGCGATAACGTTCGCGTTACCGTCGAATTGCATAAGCCGATCGCAATCGATGACGGCGTTCGCTTCGCAATTCGCGAAGGCGGCCGTACGGTTGGTTCGGGCGTTGTGACCAAGATTGTCGAGTAATTGATGGGTGGGGTCGACGAAAGTGGCCCCGTCAGCGAGACTCGTGAGATAGCGAGACTCGAAGATACTGAGAAGAAACGATCAATGCTCAATGACCAGCGTTCAACCGTAAAGTTTGGACGTTGGTCATTGTTATTGAAGGTTGATCGATAAGCGAATGTGGCTTTGCCGGCCGGGTTTTTCCCTGTCGGAATCGTCGCGGAGGAGTGTAGCTCAATTGGCAGAGCTCTGGTTTCCAAAACCAGCGGCTGGGGGTTCGAGTCCCTCCACTCCTGTTTTATAAGAAAATTGCAGCGGTTGACCACGGATCGGTCAGCCGGAAAGAAACCCAATACCTCACGTAGGAGTCGACGGGTGTCCCGAGACATTGCCTCTACTAATAGCGTTCCCTTAACAAGCGAACTGTTTAGAAATTCGGTTTACAAGCCAAACCAAGGGCGAATTGTTCGTCAGTTGACGGCGCTTGCGATCTGGGTTGTGGCGGCGCTTGGGTGCTGGTCGCTTTACGGTTCGCTTCGCGGTGGGCTGGATTCCGGTTCCGTCTTGGTTCCGGCGATTCCCGCAGTGTTGTTGGCCGCCGGATTGTGGTTCGGGTATCGCGTGGTCAACTGGCCTCGATTTGCGGACTTTTTGATCGCAGTCGAAGCCGAGATGAACAAGGTGACCTGGCCTAGCAAGGACGAGTTGATCCGGGCATCGATCGTTGTGATCTTGACGATCTTTTTGTTGGCGGTTGCTTTGTTTTCGTTCGATGTGTTGTGGCAAGCAATTTTCAACTTCCTGGGCGTGACCAGCTAGCTTGCTCCCGACCTCCTTTTGAAGTGCTTTGGTGTTGCCGCGATTCGGTGGTCGAAGCCTTCTAGATTTTACTGATTCCATTGTCGCCAACGGTGAGACCGTGAACCAAGCCGATACATCTGACGATTCGCAAGATCCCCAGCCCGATGAATCGCTGGTGATTGATTCGGCCGATGCTTCCGCACCGGCGCTTCCACCACCGGCACCTGTCGATCCAAAAGCACCTGCCAAGCCGCCCGTCGATGACGAGGCGCCGATGCACTGGTACATCTTGAAGGTCGCATTTAACCGCGAAGATTCCATCGCCGACGCGCTGCGCAAGCGTGTCAACATGGAAGGAATGACTGACGACATCGGCGAGATCGTTGTTCCCAGCGAAGACGTGGCAACATTCAACCGTGATGGCAAACGCCGCATCAGCAAGCGAAAGCTGCTGCCGGGCTACATCATGGTCTACATGCGAATCAACGATGACACTTGGTTCTTGGTTCGCGAAACCGGTGGGATCAGTGACTTCACCGGTGCGGCTGGAAAGCCGATGCCGATGGAGCCTGGTGATATCGAGCGATTCATCAACCGGCCCCTCGTCGACGACGAAGAAGAGGCGCCAATCAAGATCGGAATCCCATTCAAGGTGGGCGACCGAGTGCGAGTCAAGGAAGGCAATTTCGAAAACCAAGAAGGCGACGTCGACACTGTCGACGAAGCGAACGGTCGAATTACAGTGATCATTAATATCTTCGGCCGAAGCGTGCCGATGGAACTTGATCACTGGCAAGTCGAGCCACTGTAAGAACGAGGGATTAGGTGTTAGGTTCTAGCGTTTAGGAACACAAACCAAGACCACCGCACCGCCCGCGATCTGTTTCCTAACACCTAACACCTATCACCTAAAACCTTTCTTCTCATGGCAAAGCAAGTATCCGGCGTCGCAAAGTTTCAAGTTCCTGGCGGCCAAGCTACTCCGGCACCGCCGGTTGGTACTTCGTTGGGTAAATTCGGTGTAAACCTTGGACAGTTTGTTCAGGCTTTCAACGATCGAACCAAGGAATACAACGGCACGCCAATTCCGGTCATCGTGACCGTGTACAACGACCGTAGCTTCGAATTCATCACTAAGAGCCCACCTGCTGCATCGCTTTTGAAGCAATCGGCCGGAATCGCCAAGGGCAGTGGCGTGCCAAACAAGACGAAGGTTGCCACAGTGACTCGTGCCCAATGTGCCGAAATCGCCGAAAAGAAGATGGCTGACCTGAATGCGCGGGACATCGATCACGCTGTGTTGATGATCGAAGGCACCGCCCGCAGCATGGGCATTAACGTCGAAGGTTGATGCGGTTGTTCGTCATCGGCGTCGTGTCTCGCTGTGCAATCCACATCGGTCTATGGGGTTTGATGCCGGAAATACTGTTGGTTACGGGCTTGCAAAGGCCCCAGACGCGATTCGCTATTGTTTAGGCCTTGGCTTTTCGCGAAATCGGATGTACTATCTGTCGGTGCCGTGAATTGCGAGAGCAAGTTTGCGGCGTTTTGATCTGATCGGAAATAAGCGAGTAGCGTGAGTCGAGATTTCGATTTGCGTTTTCCGGTCGAGCCAGGTTCTCTAACGAGTTCGGATTCTCTTAAGACTTGGTTCCACGGTGTCGGCATTTTCGCCGCGCTCAATGCTGTTGACCATCGGTTGTGTAAACCGCTCTGGAAGGCCGCCGGCGTCCCCTGAGTGGCGCACCAGATTCTGTGACTTTCTTGTTTGTCCAGAGTAAAAGACTTTAGGCGTTTCCGCGCCGACCCCCGAGTGCGTTCAAGCGAATGCAGGGATGCTTTGCACTTTCGTGCCGCCAATCGTTGCGTTCTTCGCTGCGTATTCGGCGCCGTCTGTCACCAAACGCATCTGTGTCACTGCGATGATTGGGGAATGAGAAACCATCCTTACAGGAAATTGTTGTTGAATCACTTTGAAGAAATCGACCTGATCGCCCCTATTAAGCGGGCACTGGCCGAAGAAAATTACATTACGCCGACGCCAATCCAAGCGCAGACGATCCCAGCCGCGATCACCGGCTGCGATATCTTGGGCTGTGCGCAAACCGGAACTGGCAAGACCGCTGCGTTCGCTTTGCCGATTTTGAATCGGTTGGGCATGCAGAATCGCAAGCCAATTCCGAATCAGCCTGCTGCTTTGATCCTGGCGCCGACGCGTGAGCTGGCTGTGCAGATCGGTGACAGCTTCGACACCTATGGCAAGCACTTGCGAATTCGCACTGCGCTGGTTTACGGTGGCGTGAACCAAAATAACCAGATCCGAGCAATGGATCGTGGCGTCCATGTCTTGGTCGCGACGCCGGGCCGATTGCTGGATTTGATCAATCAAGGTCATATCAATCTAAGTCGCTTGGAAATATTCGTCTTGGACGAAGCCGACCGCATGTTGGATATGGGCTTTTTGCCGGATCTGAAGCGAATCATCAAGGAACTGCCCGACAGCCGCCAATCGTTGTTCTTTTCGGCCACGATGCCGCCAAAGATCGTCGAGCTGTCGCAGCGTCTGTTGCTCAACCCCGTTACCGTGACTGTCAAGCCAAAAAAGTCGACCGCTCAATTGATCGAGCAGCAGGTCGTTTTCTGCGAACGCGGGCAGAAGCAGGATTTGCTGAAGGAAATCGTGCGATCGGATCATGCCGAGCGAGTGATTGTGTTCACTCGCACCAAGCGGGGTGCCAATACGGTTTCCGACAAGCTTGAAAAAGCTGGCATTTCTTCGGCGGCGATCCACGGCAATAAGTCGCAAAATGCTCGTCAGCGGACGCTTGATTCGTTCCGCAAGAACAAGATTCATGTTTTGGTCGCGACTGACGTGGCCGCTCGCGGAATCGACATCGATGGCGTGACGCACGTGATCAACTATGATCTGCCTACCGAACCGGAAAGCTACGTTCACCGCATTGGACGTACCGGACGAGCGGAAGCGTCAGGGATTGCTATTTCATTCTGCACGCACTCTGAACGTGATGATTTGCGAGCAATCGAGTCGCTGATCGGCAAAAAAGTTCCACTTGCCCCTAACCAACCCAAATCAACACCAGGTGGCGAGCGAGAAGAAGATCGTCCGTCGCGTGGACAAGGCCGCGGAGCCGCTCGCGGACGTTCGCGATCAGGAAAGCCTTCGGGCAATTCGAGAGTCAAGTCGGCTGGTTCGACATCGGGTGCCGTTCGGTCAGGTGTCGCAAAGTCGGGCGTCGCAAAGTCATCGGGCTCAAATGTCTCGGCTGCTGTCGTTCCGGTTGCTAGTCGTCCCGCGGCAAAGCGGAAACCTAGTTTTGGTGCTGGAATCATGGAAACGGACGGTAATCGTGCCCGTCGTTCGGGCGGTCCACGCCCCAAGGGTTCCGGACGGAAGCCACGGGCGCCTCAATCCTGAAATTCTCGGTCTTGAGCGGCAAGTTGTGTCTGCTTACCCGAAAAATCCCCAATTTTATTACGCTGACGGAGAATACCCATCGCAAAAAATCAAAACACGTTCGCTAAGCGACAACGCGAGATGGAAAAGAAGTTCAAGGCAAAGGACAAAATTGCCAAACGAGCCGTCCGCAAACTTGCAATCGAAAATGGGACATTCCATGCCCAACCTGAGGATGATTCATCCGAAGATGACGAAGCGAATATGGATGATTAAAAACGATGGCCCCGTTGGCCGACAAATCTGCTAGAATGGAATTCGTTCCATTTAAGAAATTAAGAAAGCGGGACAAGACAACAGCCGAAAGCCGGCTGCCCTTTCCCGCTGTAACCGTTGACCCTGTGCAGTCGAGCGTCGTACGAACGTTTCTTTCGGCGTTGATTGTGCAACTGTTTTGAAGAGTATTGGAAGAGAAGAGATGGCTGAAGGCAAAATCAAGCGTATCACCGACAAAGGTTTCGGATTCATTGAAAATGAAAGCGGAACTGATATGTTTTTCCACAGTTCGTCGCTCGAGGGAGTCGCTTACGACGACCTCCGCGAAGGACAAAAGGTTGAGTACAGTGTTGGCCAAGGTCCTAAGGGCCCACGTGCTGAAAACGTACGCTTGATTGAAGGCTAGAAATAGCCAAACCATGGTCAACCGGCGGGCAATCTGTCCGGCAAGACCATAACCGAGAATTCGCGTCAAAGTCGGTGCTTGCCATCTCTTTGAAAACGGTCTCACTTTCACTCGCGTCATGGATGTCCATGTGATGTGAATTTGATTCCGAAGCTGAAACCGAACACCGCTATCTCGATTTCGAGTTAGCGGTGTTTTTTTATGCGCATGGCTAATCGAGTGTTTCAAAACTGATCTGAACTTTTTTGGCGCAGGCTGCTACCGTCCGATGGAATACCACCACGCACACGCCGAAGGAATCCACGGATGGGACTGCCTTTTTCCGCTCAAACGCAACTCAATTCGATCAAGCAAATCCTAAACACGGTCGCCGATCCGTTGGATCTGAACGTATCGGTTCGACTTTGGAATGGCGAAGTCGTTCCGCTTGGCAATGAAGCCGACGGCAAGCACATCATCGGGTTATCGGGCCCAGGGGTTGTGGGATCGCTGATGCGAAGACCGACGCTTGAAACATTGGTTCGTCTCTACGCGACGGGGCACGTCTCGTTCGAAGGTGGCGATCTGATCGAGTTTTCGGAAGCGCTGCGCACCAAGCGATCTAACCGTAAGCGATTGAAAGAAATCAGCAAGCGGATGCTTGTCACCCGGACATTGCCGTTCATGTTCGCCAAGACACAGGCGACGGATTTGAACCACGGCTACAACGAAGACATCGTGGGGCGTAGCGAAACCAAGCGGGACAATACCGAATACATTCAGTTTCACTACGACGTTGGCAACGACTTCTATCAGTTGTTTCTCGATCCCGAGATGCAGTACACGTGCGGTTACTTCACCAACTGGAACAACTCGCTTGAACAGGCCCAGCAAGACAAGCTGGACATGATCTGCCGCAAGCTTCGCCTCGCACCGGGCGAGCGGATGTTGGACATCGGTTGTGGATGGGGCGGATTGATTTGTCATGCGGCACGCAACTATGGCGTCAAGTCGCACGGCATCACGTTGTCACAGGCACAGCATGATTTCGCGAAAGCCAAAATCGAGCGACTCGGTTTGACCGACCAGGTCAGCGTCGAAATCTGCGACTATGCCGATCACGTCGGCACGTACGACAAGATTTCAAGCATTGGCATGTCCGAACACATTGGCGTGGCGAACTATCCACGTTACTTCAACAAGATCAATTCACTATTGGTTGATCGCGGCGTGATGTTGAATCATGCGATCGCCCGCCGCGCCAAGAAATCCAAACGCGCCGCCGCTCGGATTCGCCCGGAACGCAAGTTCTTGCTGAAGTACATCTTCCCCGGTTCTGAATTGACGCCCGTGGGGATGACGACCGACTTCATGGAAAACAGCGGCTTCGAAATTCACGATGTTGAATCGTGGCGAGAACACTATGCGCTGACGACCAAGTTTTGGTGCCAGCGATTGTCGGCTAATCAAGACGAAGCGATTCGTTTGGTTGGTGCCGAGCGATACCGTTTGTGGGTCGCCTACTTGGCAGGTGCGTCCGGTGGATTCACCAACGGATCAATCAAGTTGTTCCAAGTCGTCGCGACCAAGCGAGCCGGCAAAGGGTTGTCGGGAATGCCGCCAACTCGCGAACACCTGTACCGAGCCGCTTAGTCGTCGACGTTGCTCGTTTCGGTGCTGGCTGACTTTGCTCAGTCATCGGCTGGTGCGCCGTCTTTGATCACGAACTTGGCTTGCAGCCTTGCCACCTCGGTGGCCAGGCCGGCTTGCTTTACGCTGGCAAGCACTTCGGCAAAGTCCTTGTAAGCATCCGGTGCTTCGTCCAGCGGGTACTGCCGGCAATTGCTCATCACGTCGTGCTCGGTCAGGTTGTTGTCGATCGTGTACTGGCTAAGCATCTTCTTGGCCTTCGTTCGGCTCATCCGCCGACCCGCGCCGTGATTGACGCTGAACGCCGAGTGCGACGCACCTGGCTTTGCCACCATCACGCTGGAGCCATCGCGGGGATTTCCGGGCAACAGAATCGGGTGTCCGGTTTCGGCGAATGGCGTGCGAGCGAGTCCGGGATGTCCGGCAGGGAAGGCACGCGTCGCTCCTTTGCGATGTACCCACTGAGTTTGTCCGCCCACGTCTTCGCGGCGTACGATGTTGTGGCTGATGAAGTAGACCAGATTGCCTTGCACGCTTGGGAAAACGTCTCGAAACGCCTCCAGCACCAATTGGTTGATCAGCAAGTGATTGACGGTCGCAAAATTAGCGCCCATCGCCATGTCGCAAAGGTACAGGCGGCCGTTTTCGGAATCAGCTTCGGCGTACACCAGTTGCGAATCACCGGCGGGAAAAGCGAGTCCTTGTTTTTGAAACGAAGATTTCATCGATCCGAATTGACCCATCGCCAGGTCGTGCCCAAGCCCGCGTGAACCACAGTGCGACAAGAACGCGACGTGTCCGTGCTGCAAGCCAAATGACTCTGCGATAGCCCGGTTTTCGGGATCCTGATCGACATGAACGATCTCGGCTTCACCGAAATGATTGCCACCGCCATAGCTGCCCAGTTGTCGGTACTTGCTTTCCAGGCGGTCCAGGCTGTCGCGTTTGCGGCCCATCCATTCCAGTCTCGCCGCAAGCGTGTCCGACGAGCCGTCCGGCGCGGTGTGGAAAGCATCTTCGCATCGACCGGCCCAGTCCTTAGGGATTCCCAGTTTCTTGAGCACGTTCTTCGACGCGCCTTCGGTTGCGACTTGGAAACCGAGTCGACCATCGACGGTGCGGCTCTTGGGAACATGGCGCTGGCCGCGACCGGCGCCCGATGGAACTCGTTTGCCAATCGCTTGGATCAGTTTGCGCCGGACGGTGGGTTCTGCGATTGCGTCGGCCGGAACGTTCGTTTGCAGCAGGCTCATACTGCACTTGATGTCGACACCAACTGG
Proteins encoded in this window:
- the rplK gene encoding 50S ribosomal protein L11 — its product is MAKQVSGVAKFQVPGGQATPAPPVGTSLGKFGVNLGQFVQAFNDRTKEYNGTPIPVIVTVYNDRSFEFITKSPPAASLLKQSAGIAKGSGVPNKTKVATVTRAQCAEIAEKKMADLNARDIDHAVLMIEGTARSMGINVEG
- a CDS encoding cold-shock protein, whose protein sequence is MAEGKIKRITDKGFGFIENESGTDMFFHSSSLEGVAYDDLREGQKVEYSVGQGPKGPRAENVRLIEG
- a CDS encoding DEAD/DEAH box helicase; translated protein: MNHFEEIDLIAPIKRALAEENYITPTPIQAQTIPAAITGCDILGCAQTGTGKTAAFALPILNRLGMQNRKPIPNQPAALILAPTRELAVQIGDSFDTYGKHLRIRTALVYGGVNQNNQIRAMDRGVHVLVATPGRLLDLINQGHINLSRLEIFVLDEADRMLDMGFLPDLKRIIKELPDSRQSLFFSATMPPKIVELSQRLLLNPVTVTVKPKKSTAQLIEQQVVFCERGQKQDLLKEIVRSDHAERVIVFTRTKRGANTVSDKLEKAGISSAAIHGNKSQNARQRTLDSFRKNKIHVLVATDVAARGIDIDGVTHVINYDLPTEPESYVHRIGRTGRAEASGIAISFCTHSERDDLRAIESLIGKKVPLAPNQPKSTPGGEREEDRPSRGQGRGAARGRSRSGKPSGNSRVKSAGSTSGAVRSGVAKSGVAKSSGSNVSAAVVPVASRPAAKRKPSFGAGIMETDGNRARRSGGPRPKGSGRKPRAPQS
- the nusG gene encoding transcription termination/antitermination protein NusG, producing the protein MVIDSADASAPALPPPAPVDPKAPAKPPVDDEAPMHWYILKVAFNREDSIADALRKRVNMEGMTDDIGEIVVPSEDVATFNRDGKRRISKRKLLPGYIMVYMRINDDTWFLVRETGGISDFTGAAGKPMPMEPGDIERFINRPLVDDEEEAPIKIGIPFKVGDRVRVKEGNFENQEGDVDTVDEANGRITVIINIFGRSVPMELDHWQVEPL
- the tuf gene encoding elongation factor Tu; this translates as MAKEAFNRTKPHVNVGTIGHIDHGKTTTTAAILAVQAAKGLAKAKNYSDIAKGGTVRDATKTVTIAVAHVEYESDNRHYAHIDCPGHADFIKNMITGAAQMDGAILVVSAADGPMPQTKEHVLLARQVGVPYIVVYLNKCDLVDDEELLELVELEARELLSKYDFPGDDVPVVRGSSLPALTNPSDPEASKCISELMDALDSAIPEPVREDDKPFLMAIEDVFSIEGRGTVATGRIERGVVKVGEEVEIIGLSEAPVKTICTGVEMFRKEMTEGRAGDNVGCLLRGVKREDIQRGQVLAKPKSIMPHTKFEAEVYCLSKDEGGRHTPFFSGYRPQFYFRTTDVTGTANLVGAEMCMPGDNVRVTVELHKPIAIDDGVRFAIREGGRTVGSGVVTKIVE
- a CDS encoding serine/threonine-protein kinase, which codes for MTTEPTILLSGTDPDLPRDLPAGIGRYSRLREMARGGTGLLRSAFDPVTGRTVAIKSLLPEMKKDRAERRRMLREARITSQLQHPNTVPVYDIGDDEADGIYFVMKRISGENLFEILKRIARGDEETIKRFPTLRRIEILIGACQALAYAHARGVIHRDVKPENIWVGNFGEVILLDWGVAKVWGHADDNEPIRQSVLKPRVDPDHEGSAEQRMTTLTGGGQRPGTPLYMSPEQVDGNRGIDERSDIFSAGVCLYELLAIREPFRGATIDETFDNIKRKQVPLPSERSPERDIPEGADAITDRCIAKHPSHRYQSMRALISDLRDLR
- a CDS encoding SAM-dependent methyltransferase, with the protein product MGLPFSAQTQLNSIKQILNTVADPLDLNVSVRLWNGEVVPLGNEADGKHIIGLSGPGVVGSLMRRPTLETLVRLYATGHVSFEGGDLIEFSEALRTKRSNRKRLKEISKRMLVTRTLPFMFAKTQATDLNHGYNEDIVGRSETKRDNTEYIQFHYDVGNDFYQLFLDPEMQYTCGYFTNWNNSLEQAQQDKLDMICRKLRLAPGERMLDIGCGWGGLICHAARNYGVKSHGITLSQAQHDFAKAKIERLGLTDQVSVEICDYADHVGTYDKISSIGMSEHIGVANYPRYFNKINSLLVDRGVMLNHAIARRAKKSKRAAARIRPERKFLLKYIFPGSELTPVGMTTDFMENSGFEIHDVESWREHYALTTKFWCQRLSANQDEAIRLVGAERYRLWVAYLAGASGGFTNGSIKLFQVVATKRAGKGLSGMPPTREHLYRAA
- a CDS encoding RtcB family protein, which translates into the protein MDTTNQMLTITGESTAELNVGDTHSPIRVIGNNAIRQTFDDQTLTQAINCRLAPGVSDVVLNPDAHVGYGAPVGCVMVSPTHVYPGPVGVDIKCSMSLLQTNVPADAIAEPTVRRKLIQAIGKRVPSGAGRGQRHVPKSRTVDGRLGFQVATEGASKNVLKKLGIPKDWAGRCEDAFHTAPDGSSDTLAARLEWMGRKRDSLDRLESKYRQLGSYGGGNHFGEAEIVHVDQDPENRAIAESFGLQHGHVAFLSHCGSRGLGHDLAMGQFGSMKSSFQKQGLAFPAGDSQLVYAEADSENGRLYLCDMAMGANFATVNHLLINQLVLEAFRDVFPSVQGNLVYFISHNIVRREDVGGQTQWVHRKGATRAFPAGHPGLARTPFAETGHPILLPGNPRDGSSVMVAKPGASHSAFSVNHGAGRRMSRTKAKKMLSQYTIDNNLTEHDVMSNCRQYPLDEAPDAYKDFAEVLASVKQAGLATEVARLQAKFVIKDGAPADD
- the secE gene encoding preprotein translocase subunit SecE; this translates as MSRDIASTNSVPLTSELFRNSVYKPNQGRIVRQLTALAIWVVAALGCWSLYGSLRGGLDSGSVLVPAIPAVLLAAGLWFGYRVVNWPRFADFLIAVEAEMNKVTWPSKDELIRASIVVILTIFLLAVALFSFDVLWQAIFNFLGVTS